The following coding sequences are from one Lipingzhangella halophila window:
- a CDS encoding beta-ketoacyl-[acyl-carrier-protein] synthase family protein produces MSAPEVVVTGLGMVSPAGIGIPDNWDTLRSGVSVAGYDAELAGLPVDFSCAVPGFDADALLGRRTSWRLDRFSHLALVAAREAVADAGLTPRTADSDRVGVVLGVGASSPQHHGRDFAHLADGRYRAMSPLFLPRSIPNMAAGEIAIDQGFRGPNFTTGTACASGTTSIGVARDLVRSGTCDVVVTGGSDSLRSPIYSATFWRMDALARDVEPEEAARPFDARRNGFVLGEGAGIMVLERAEHARARGARVRARVAGYGASADAHHFTSPDPQGRGAKLAIRSALEDAGLVPGDVDHISAHATSTPTGDRSEARTLRDAFPGTPPVTALKSIIGHAQGAAGSLEAVTAVLTLEHQEVPPTANLDRIDPEIDLDVVVKAPLLTRVRTVLSTSFGFGGQNAALLLHSA; encoded by the coding sequence GTGAGCGCGCCCGAAGTCGTGGTCACCGGGCTCGGAATGGTCAGCCCGGCGGGAATCGGGATCCCGGACAACTGGGACACCCTGCGCTCCGGCGTCTCCGTCGCCGGCTATGACGCGGAGCTGGCTGGTCTGCCGGTGGACTTCTCGTGCGCGGTGCCGGGATTCGACGCCGACGCGCTGCTGGGACGCAGGACCAGTTGGCGGCTGGACCGGTTCTCGCACCTGGCGCTGGTGGCCGCCCGAGAGGCCGTGGCCGACGCCGGACTCACCCCCCGAACCGCCGACTCCGACCGGGTCGGGGTGGTCCTGGGGGTGGGCGCCAGCAGCCCGCAGCACCACGGCCGCGACTTCGCCCACCTGGCAGACGGCCGGTACCGCGCCATGTCTCCGCTGTTCCTGCCGCGCAGCATCCCCAACATGGCCGCCGGGGAGATCGCCATCGACCAGGGGTTCCGGGGACCGAACTTCACCACCGGCACCGCCTGCGCCTCCGGGACGACCTCGATCGGCGTGGCACGCGACCTCGTCCGGTCCGGCACCTGCGATGTGGTGGTCACCGGTGGCAGCGACTCGCTGCGCAGCCCGATCTACTCCGCCACCTTCTGGCGGATGGACGCCCTGGCCCGCGACGTCGAACCGGAGGAGGCCGCGCGGCCGTTCGACGCCCGACGAAACGGCTTCGTCCTGGGCGAGGGCGCGGGGATCATGGTGCTGGAACGCGCCGAGCACGCGCGCGCTCGCGGAGCCCGCGTACGCGCCCGGGTGGCCGGCTACGGGGCCTCCGCCGACGCGCACCACTTCACCAGCCCCGACCCGCAAGGGCGCGGCGCCAAGCTGGCGATCCGCTCCGCCCTGGAGGACGCCGGGCTGGTCCCCGGCGACGTGGACCACATCAGCGCACACGCGACCTCCACCCCCACGGGCGACCGCAGCGAGGCCCGGACCCTGCGCGATGCGTTTCCCGGCACGCCGCCGGTGACCGCTCTCAAGAGCATCATCGGCCACGCCCAAGGGGCCGCCGGATCACTGGAGGCCGTGACCGCGGTGCTGACACTGGAGCACCAGGAGGTCCCGCCCACCGCCAACCTCGACCGCATCGACCCGGAGATCGACCTGGACGTGGTGGTCAAGGCGCCCCTGCTGACGAGGGTGCGCACCGTGCTGAGCACGTCCTTCGGGTTCGGGGGGCAGAACGCGGCGCTGCTGCTGCACAGCGCCTGA
- a CDS encoding ketoacyl-ACP synthase III family protein, translating into MRVDAALSITAASVWLPPDRYHLDQALAAGVLSERHARHAAGPVAAYAGATRVDEMAVHAAQDTLKMGDATPDDVALFHYAWAYEQGEHLWSPAPQIARSIGITGCDSVGFHQMSNGGATALYTAASTMLLEPRIEQALVSTADNFSTLPYDRWANSMVTILSDGATAALLTRGPGPLPVIAIASTGDPLIGGGLVSEGTVWQPVRHGRVLSREEWRTAARSATALRETVSSSLTMALDDAGLTPGDPRIRAVLTPRMSAELATRALSDALPDPLYQRHILLGQDTGHIGAGDMLANLAWLLERPTGPEPGGYTVLLSFGFGGSATCLVVANGAG; encoded by the coding sequence GTGAGAGTCGACGCGGCCCTCAGCATCACCGCGGCCTCGGTCTGGTTGCCCCCGGACCGCTACCACCTCGACCAGGCGCTGGCCGCCGGGGTGCTCAGCGAGCGGCACGCACGCCACGCTGCCGGACCCGTCGCCGCCTACGCCGGGGCAACGCGTGTCGACGAAATGGCGGTCCACGCGGCACAGGACACCCTCAAAATGGGCGACGCCACTCCGGACGACGTCGCCCTGTTCCACTACGCCTGGGCCTATGAACAGGGCGAGCACCTGTGGTCCCCCGCACCCCAGATCGCGCGGAGTATCGGTATCACCGGCTGCGACAGCGTGGGATTCCACCAGATGTCCAACGGAGGCGCCACCGCCCTGTACACGGCGGCATCGACGATGCTGCTGGAGCCGCGGATCGAGCAAGCCCTGGTCAGCACGGCGGACAACTTCAGCACGCTGCCCTATGACCGGTGGGCCAACTCCATGGTCACCATCCTGAGCGACGGAGCCACCGCGGCGCTGCTCACGCGCGGTCCCGGGCCGCTGCCCGTCATCGCGATCGCCTCCACCGGGGACCCCCTCATCGGGGGCGGACTGGTCAGCGAAGGCACAGTGTGGCAGCCGGTGCGGCACGGCCGCGTGCTCTCGCGCGAGGAGTGGCGGACCGCCGCGCGGTCGGCCACGGCGCTGCGTGAGACCGTGTCCAGCTCGCTGACCATGGCTCTGGACGACGCCGGGCTGACCCCCGGCGACCCGCGAATCCGTGCCGTGCTCACCCCGCGGATGTCGGCGGAGCTGGCCACCAGAGCGCTTTCGGACGCCCTGCCCGACCCGCTCTACCAGCGCCACATCCTGCTCGGCCAGGACACCGGGCACATCGGGGCCGGTGACATGCTGGCCAACCTCGCCTGGCTGCTGGAGCGGCCCACCGGTCCGGAACCCGGCGGCTACACCGTTCTGCTGTCCTTCGGCTTCGGCGGCAGCGCCACCTGCCTGGTGGTGGCCAACGGCGCCGGCTGA
- a CDS encoding dicarboxylate/amino acid:cation symporter yields MSTQTPAPSLWRRYLDFPLIHKMAIGLAAGVAVGLAVGEPITVIAPLGEVFLRLLQMLVMPLIIVTLIAGVSAITPARLGRIGFKVFVFYLVTSAFAITLGLLLALAIAPGTGLSPPGGAEEEGEEPPPISETLLGIVPDNPFAAMVEGNVLAVMFVAIAAGIALTVMRGSDQERVRELGEFLRRGVDGAVELVFLVVRGVLQYAPIGVFALIAVVMGETGIEAIGPLARLTGVIYGAIALQIAVYVLILLAFRVGVGKFFSVAKDPMATAFVTRSSSGTLPVSSRAAERLGVHEGVYSFSLPFGATINMDGTAIYVGAATVFVANVSGTELTLAELVTVVLVGVLASIGTAGVPGAGLIMLTMTVSQAGLSMAPVALVAGIDAILDMARTMCNVTGDLVATRVVARTEPGMLRDPDAPDQARGEDTEAAATS; encoded by the coding sequence ATGTCCACACAGACTCCGGCCCCCTCGCTGTGGCGGCGCTACCTCGACTTCCCCCTGATCCACAAGATGGCGATCGGGCTGGCCGCCGGCGTCGCCGTGGGCTTGGCGGTGGGCGAGCCCATCACCGTCATCGCCCCGCTGGGCGAGGTGTTCCTGCGCCTGCTGCAGATGCTGGTGATGCCGCTGATCATCGTCACCCTCATCGCGGGCGTCTCCGCCATCACCCCGGCCCGCCTGGGCCGCATCGGGTTCAAGGTTTTCGTTTTCTACCTGGTGACCTCGGCGTTCGCCATCACGCTCGGGCTGCTGCTCGCGCTCGCCATCGCCCCGGGCACCGGGCTGAGCCCGCCCGGCGGCGCCGAGGAGGAGGGCGAGGAGCCCCCGCCGATCTCGGAGACCCTGCTCGGCATCGTCCCCGACAACCCGTTCGCGGCCATGGTGGAGGGCAATGTCCTGGCGGTGATGTTCGTGGCCATCGCTGCCGGCATCGCCCTGACCGTCATGCGGGGCAGCGACCAGGAGCGCGTGCGCGAGCTCGGCGAGTTCCTGCGCCGCGGTGTCGACGGCGCCGTCGAGCTGGTCTTCCTGGTGGTGCGCGGCGTGCTGCAGTACGCCCCCATCGGGGTGTTCGCGCTGATCGCCGTGGTTATGGGCGAGACCGGTATCGAGGCGATCGGGCCGCTGGCGCGGCTCACCGGGGTGATCTACGGCGCGATCGCGCTGCAGATCGCGGTCTACGTGCTGATCCTGCTGGCCTTCCGGGTGGGGGTCGGCAAGTTCTTCAGTGTGGCCAAGGACCCCATGGCGACGGCGTTCGTCACCCGCTCCAGCAGCGGCACCCTTCCGGTGTCCTCCCGCGCCGCCGAGCGGCTCGGTGTGCACGAGGGTGTCTACAGCTTCAGCCTGCCGTTCGGCGCGACCATCAACATGGACGGCACCGCCATCTATGTCGGCGCCGCCACCGTCTTCGTCGCCAACGTCTCGGGCACCGAGCTGACCCTCGCCGAGCTGGTGACCGTTGTCCTGGTGGGTGTGCTGGCCTCGATCGGAACCGCGGGTGTGCCGGGGGCCGGGCTGATCATGCTGACCATGACGGTCTCGCAGGCCGGGCTGTCGATGGCTCCGGTCGCCCTGGTCGCCGGGATCGACGCGATCCTGGACATGGCCCGCACGATGTGCAACGTCACCGGGGACCTGGTGGCGACCCGGGTGGTCGCCCGCACCGAACCCGGCATGCTCCGCGACCCCGATGCCCCCGACCAGGCGAGAGGCGAGGACACCGAGGCCGCCGCCACGTCGTAG
- a CDS encoding RNA-guided endonuclease InsQ/TnpB family protein yields the protein MLHDWWTMASQNRRVQMKDADAAIRRARKDIDWLSELPAQAAQAVLKTYVRAWRNCWEGRAKAPTFKARFRSRMAIDVPQGRALGIRRITRRWGVVKVPKVGMIRFRWTKDLPVGKHADVKNKVTGARLVKEANGWHVVFRVRTEIKEPAPHTGPGVGIDLGVAKPLALSDGSFREHGPWLSWAESQRLRRLEKKAARQKHARKRGARTSNRLTRTYDQIAGMRARAKRRALDWQHKTTTGLAETFGVIGMENLAIATMVRSARGTVDAPGTGVRQKAGLNRSISGEAWGRTVTLLEYKLAERGGHLVRIAAPGTSKRCHRCRTTKAGSVEPSGVPGL from the coding sequence TTGCTGCACGACTGGTGGACCATGGCAAGCCAGAACCGGCGCGTGCAGATGAAGGACGCCGACGCCGCGATCCGGCGGGCACGTAAGGACATCGACTGGCTGTCCGAACTCCCGGCACAAGCGGCACAGGCCGTCCTGAAGACCTATGTCCGAGCGTGGCGCAACTGCTGGGAAGGACGCGCCAAGGCCCCCACGTTCAAGGCCCGGTTTCGCTCGCGGATGGCCATCGACGTACCCCAAGGTCGTGCCCTCGGCATCCGCAGGATCACCCGACGATGGGGCGTGGTGAAGGTCCCCAAGGTCGGCATGATTCGGTTCCGGTGGACCAAAGACCTTCCGGTCGGCAAGCACGCCGACGTCAAGAACAAGGTCACCGGTGCTCGCCTGGTCAAAGAAGCCAACGGGTGGCACGTGGTGTTCCGCGTGCGCACCGAGATCAAGGAACCGGCCCCCCACACCGGCCCCGGAGTCGGTATCGACCTGGGTGTGGCCAAACCGCTGGCCCTCTCCGACGGCAGTTTCCGGGAACACGGCCCCTGGCTGAGCTGGGCTGAGTCACAACGTCTGCGCCGATTGGAGAAGAAAGCAGCACGTCAGAAGCACGCTCGCAAGCGCGGTGCGAGAACATCGAACCGTCTCACGCGGACCTATGACCAGATCGCGGGCATGCGCGCGAGAGCCAAGCGCCGCGCCCTGGACTGGCAGCATAAGACCACCACCGGACTTGCCGAGACCTTCGGTGTGATCGGGATGGAAAACCTGGCCATCGCCACCATGGTCAGATCCGCTCGGGGAACCGTGGATGCCCCCGGAACAGGCGTCCGACAGAAAGCCGGATTGAATCGATCGATCAGCGGAGAAGCGTGGGGACGCACCGTCACCTTGTTGGAGTACAAGCTCGCTGAGCGGGGCGGACACCTGGTCAGGATTGCCGCCCCGGGCACCTCGAAGCGGTGTCATCGGTGCCGGACGACCAAGGCGGGTAGTGTGGAGCCCTCGGGGGTACCCGGGCTGTGA
- a CDS encoding PhoX family protein — translation MGFDPDDISSNHSGNVPFAKVLANRFSRRDVLRGGTVAATGFLVTGMASGTACGQTTREKPSALLGFQAVPPSQEDGVTVAEGYSASVLLPWGQPLSSDGPDWAKDASNTAEEAAQQVGSHHDGMHFFPLGKGKGKDASRHGLLVLNHEYVDQTLLNTDGDEEITQEKVDKALASHGVTIIEVRLTDGEWRTVDSEHNRKVTATTPVEVSGPVPADHPALQADDPQVRGTINNCSHGVTPWNTYLACEENFNSYFGTADGSWEPTPEQNRYGINAEGFGYRWHEADPRFDVARNPKELNRFGWVVEIDPFDTDHTPVKRTALGRVKHEGAIITESRARVVVYTGDDQDGDYIYKFVGSQPWKSVRAKGESPLDDGTLYVARFDDDGSGEWLPLAFGEGPLTSDNGWEDQADVLLRTREAADAVGATPMDRPEWIAVQPGTQDVFCSLTNGEAGEGDANPRNPNSYGHIIKWHEENGHNTATTFTWDIFVLAGDPAYDDAVDLDEDSIFGSPDGLWFDPDGRLWIQTDVSNSVQNDPDAGYDNIGNNQMLAADPDTGEIRRFLTGPKGAEITGVVTTPDQRTMFVNVQHPGEETATIGEPTPEDPRAVSNWPDHDPDGRPRSATIVIRKDDGGVIGT, via the coding sequence GACGACATTAGCTCCAATCACTCCGGAAATGTCCCCTTCGCGAAAGTTCTGGCGAACCGTTTCTCGCGCCGCGATGTGTTGCGCGGCGGCACGGTCGCCGCGACCGGGTTTCTGGTCACGGGCATGGCGAGTGGAACCGCGTGTGGCCAGACCACGCGGGAGAAGCCGAGCGCACTGCTTGGCTTCCAGGCGGTCCCCCCGAGCCAGGAGGACGGGGTCACCGTTGCCGAGGGCTACAGCGCCAGCGTGCTCCTCCCGTGGGGCCAGCCGCTGAGCTCCGACGGTCCGGACTGGGCCAAGGACGCGTCCAACACCGCTGAGGAGGCTGCCCAGCAGGTCGGCTCGCACCACGACGGGATGCACTTCTTCCCCCTGGGCAAGGGAAAGGGCAAGGACGCCAGCCGGCACGGCCTGCTGGTCCTCAACCACGAGTACGTCGACCAGACACTCCTCAACACCGACGGCGACGAGGAGATCACCCAGGAGAAGGTCGACAAGGCTCTGGCCTCGCACGGCGTGACCATCATCGAGGTCCGGCTGACCGACGGCGAGTGGCGGACCGTCGACTCCGAGCACAACCGCAAGGTCACCGCGACCACCCCGGTGGAGGTCTCCGGGCCGGTTCCGGCCGACCATCCCGCACTGCAGGCCGACGACCCACAGGTCCGCGGCACGATCAACAACTGCTCGCACGGCGTGACCCCCTGGAACACCTACCTCGCCTGCGAGGAGAACTTCAACTCCTACTTCGGCACCGCCGACGGGTCCTGGGAGCCCACACCGGAGCAGAACCGCTACGGCATCAACGCCGAAGGGTTCGGCTACCGGTGGCACGAGGCGGACCCGCGCTTCGACGTGGCGCGCAACCCCAAGGAGCTCAACCGGTTCGGCTGGGTGGTCGAGATCGACCCGTTCGACACCGACCACACGCCGGTGAAGCGCACCGCGTTGGGCCGGGTCAAGCACGAGGGCGCCATCATCACCGAAAGCCGCGCCCGCGTCGTGGTGTACACCGGCGACGACCAGGACGGCGACTACATCTACAAGTTCGTCGGGTCCCAGCCGTGGAAGTCGGTGCGGGCCAAGGGCGAGAGCCCGCTGGACGACGGCACGCTCTACGTCGCCCGGTTCGACGACGACGGCAGCGGCGAGTGGCTGCCGCTGGCGTTCGGCGAGGGGCCCCTCACCTCCGACAACGGATGGGAGGACCAGGCCGACGTCCTGCTGCGCACCCGCGAGGCCGCCGACGCGGTCGGGGCGACCCCCATGGACCGGCCCGAGTGGATCGCGGTCCAGCCCGGCACCCAGGACGTCTTCTGCAGCCTGACCAACGGTGAGGCGGGCGAAGGCGACGCCAACCCGCGCAACCCCAACTCCTACGGCCACATCATCAAGTGGCATGAGGAGAACGGGCACAACACCGCGACCACGTTCACCTGGGACATCTTCGTGCTCGCCGGCGATCCCGCCTACGACGACGCGGTGGACCTCGACGAGGACAGTATCTTCGGTTCCCCCGACGGCCTGTGGTTCGACCCCGACGGGCGGCTGTGGATCCAGACCGACGTCTCCAACTCGGTGCAGAACGACCCCGATGCGGGCTACGACAACATCGGCAACAACCAGATGCTGGCCGCCGACCCGGACACGGGCGAGATCCGGCGGTTCCTCACCGGGCCGAAGGGGGCCGAGATCACCGGTGTGGTCACCACCCCCGACCAGCGGACCATGTTCGTCAACGTGCAGCACCCCGGCGAGGAGACCGCCACCATCGGTGAGCCCACCCCCGAGGACCCGCGCGCGGTGAGCAACTGGCCCGACCACGACCCCGACGGCCGGCCCCGTTCGGCCACCATCGTCATCCGCAAGGACGACGGAGGGGTCATCGGCACCTGA